A segment of the Lactobacillus sp. ESL0700 genome:
GCCATTAACGGCGGACGGCATTAAAATGGCACAAAAAATGGGTGCATATTTAAAAACGCAGGGCTTAACCTTTGATCATGCGTATACATCAACGCAAGAGCGGGCAAGCGATACACTGGAACTAGTGACCAAGCAGCCTTATGAGCGGTTAAAGGGACTCAAAGAATGGGATTTTGGCTTGTTTGAAGCGCAACCGCAATACCTGTTGCCCAAGTTTACTTTTAAAGATCCAGCCGAAGCCAGCTTTTTTGTTCCTTATGGTGGTGAATCAACACAGCAGGTGATGGCCAGGATGCAAAAAACACTTAGCGAGATTATGGCTCATCCTAATCATCAGCGAGTGCTAGTAGTTAGTCATGGATTAGCGATGTGGATGTTTTTGGCCAATTTTATGTCTGTTGCAGAAATGGCAGAAAAAGTTAAGGATATGCCTAATTGTTGCGTCTTGCGACTGGGATATGATGCTGGTAAATTTACATTTGAGCAGATGATTGATGTGCGCAATTTACCAGAATAATTAAAATAAGCGTTACTAGCTAGTACTAGCAATGCTTTTTTAGTTAAAAGCATAAATTCTTGCTTGACCAGAAAAATTCGTGTATTGTGTTACTCAGATTAAACTTACAAAAAGTAAGTAAAAAGAAAGAATAGGTAGAACATGGTACGAATAAATGACGAATTAATTTTTGGCTTGGATTCGTTTGGCGATGTGCCGGATGATCCAGCAACTAATCAGCCAGTGACTTACGATAAGGCTCTCCAGCAGATTATTAAAGAAGCTAAGTTGGCTGATGACTTGGGCATTGACGTAATTGCTTTGGGTGAACACCACCGACCAGAATATGCTATTTCTAGCCCCGAAATTATGTTGGCGGCGATTGCTAGTGTGACTAAGAGAATTAAGCTGAGTACTGGGGTAACGGTTTTAAGTTCAGATGATCCAGTACGCGTTTATGAGCGCTTTGCAACTCTGGATAATATTTCGGGTGGTCGCGCTCAAATCATGCTTGGTCGCGGCTCGTTTACTGAATCATTTCCGCTATTTGGCTATGATTTAAACGATTACAACGAATTATTTGAAGAAAAAGTTGCCATGTTTAACGAATTACGTGAGGGTAAACCGGTAACTTGGGAAAGTGAATACACTCAGGATTTAAATAATGTCGAAATTTACCCTAAGATTACAGGCCATAAGTTAGACACTTACATTGGTGTTGGCGGTACACCAAGTTCTGTTATTCGGGCAGCGCGCTACGGCTTTCCGGTAATTATGGCAATTATTGGTGGTGACCCAGCAAGATTTCGGCCATATGTTGACTTATATAATGCCGCCGCTGCGCAATATCATAATCCGCAATATCCGTTGGGGATGCATTCACACGGGGTCATCGCGAAAACTGATGAAGAAGCATATGAGATTGGTTGGAAATATTTGCGGCGCTCAATGGATCGGATTGGTGCCGATCGTAATTGGCCGCCGATGACCAAGGAACACTTTGATTATGAAATCCAAACGGGTTCTTACTATATTGGTACTCCTGAGCATGTTGCTCACAAGATTGCCGACAAAATGACGCAAGTTGGCGTTAAACGGTTTGACTTTATTTATGGTGCTGGTGGTCAAACTGCTGCTATGCGAGAGAATATTTTACGTTTATACGGACAAAAGGTTGTGCCGATGGTGAAGGATTTGCTTAATTCTGGCGCTTATCAATTTAAATAATCTAATAGCCATGCAAGATAGGTCTTGTATGGCTATTTTAGGATTGTTAAAATATGTAAATAAAAATATCGATTGATTTTGACAAGAGAGAATTAAAATGAAAGATTTGTATTTAATGCGTCATGGCGAAACGATTTTTAATCAACGCAAGTTGGTTCAAGGCGCAGTTGATTCACCATTAACTGCAGCTGGAATTAAAGAAGCCGCTAAAATGGGCACGTACCTTAAAGAGCAAGGATTAACCTTTGACCATGCATTTGCTTCAACGCAAGAGCGAGCAAGCGATACTTTGGAACTAGTGACTAAGCAGCCGTATGAACGGTTAAAGGGATTAAAGGAATGGGACTTTGGCTTATTTGAGGCTCAGCCAGAATATTTATTGCCCAAATTTATCTTTACTGATACTGCCCAAGCCAACTTTTTTGTTCCTTATGGTGGTGAAGCAGCAATGCAGGTCATGGATAGAATGGATAAGACAATTAGCAAAATTATGGCGACGCCTGCTAATCAACAAGTGTTAGTTGTTAGTCATGGTGCTGCTATTTTAATGTTTTTAGTTAAGTGGATGACGAGCACAGAAATAGCTAAAATTAAGGATTTGCCTAATTGCAGTGTGCTGCATTTTACTTATGATACTGCTACTGGCAAGTTTGCTTTTGTGGAAATGTTTGAGCCGCACAAATTATAGTTAAATTTTTAAAAACCAAATATTTGGCTAAAAATTGTCGTAAACTTTTTTGAAAAGGCTTTTTCGCCTAGAAATGTTTTGCTATAATTAAGAAATCGAACAAGAACTAAAAAGTTTTGTGGGCAGTAACTGTTTTTGAATGTAAGACCATACTTAATAGTTAAGGTAGCGCTATTGAGTAATCATAATTTTGCAAGAAGAAGCAGTTAGAGAACCTGTAAGGTTCTTCCCAATAGTTCGGAAGTTAAAGAAGTCCTGCAAATTTGCAGGACTTCTTTTTCTTATATCGAGTTAAGGAGAAAATGCTTGTCCAATTAAAGATTGACAAAGATAGCTCAAGTAGTACAATTATTTTTAACTGAAGATATGTTTTTTGAGTTAGTCATTCAAAGAGAAAACCGTGTGCTGAGAAGGGTTCATGGCTGCTTGAAAAATGCTCCTTGCAGCGTTAAATAATAATAATTAAGAGGTAACAAACACTGTTGCAATTGAGGTGGTACCGCGTTTAGTAGCGTCCTCAAGTTTGCTGACAGTGTTTTTTATTTTATCAAAAAAGGAGAATATTAATGAAGAAACTGACAAGTTCTGAATTTAGACAAATGTTCTTGGACTTCTTTAAAGAACACGGTCACATGGTATTGCCGAGTCAATCACTGATTCCGCAAGATGACCCAACATTATTGTGGATTAACTCTGGGGTAGCCACGATGAAGAAGTATTTTGACGGTTCAGTTGTGCCAAAGAACCACCGAATTACTAGTTCACAAAAATCAATTAGAACTAACGACATTGAGAACGTTGGTAAGACCGCGCGTCACCAGACTTTCTTTGAAATGCTTGGTAACTTTTCAGTTGGTGACTACTTTAAGAAGGAAGCAATTCCGTGGGCTTGGGAGTTTTTAACTAGTCCTGACTGGTTAGGATTAGATAAGGATAAGCTATACTGTACTGTTTATCCTAAAGATACTGAAGCACAAGAAATCTGGATAAAGACTGGGATGCCTGAAGACCATATTGTGAAGCTAGAAGAAAACTTCTGGGATATTGGTGAAGGTCCATGTGGTCCTGACTCCGAAATCTTCTATGACCGTGGTCAAGAAAATAACGATGTTGCAGAAGACGACCCAGAAAACTTCCCGGGTGGTGAAAATGCACGTTACCTGGAAATTTGGAACATTGTGTTCTCACAATATAACCACTTAGCTAATGGTAAATACGTTGACCAGCCGCATAAAAACATTGATACGGGGATGGGACTAGAACGGGTTCTGTCAATCTTGCAAGATGCACCAACTAACTTTGAAACTGACTTGTTCTTGCCAATTATCCATGAAACTGAAAAAATGACCGCTGGCAAGAAGTATGAGATTGATGATGAAAACACGCCGGCATTCAAGATTATTGCCGACCACGTTAGAACTGTCAGCTTTGCGATTGCCGATGGTGCTTTACCATCAAACACTGGTCGCGGCTATGTTTTACGGCGACTAATCCGTCGTGCAGACTTAAATGGTCAACGCTTGGGTATCAAGGGTGCCTTCCTTTATAAACTAGTACCAGTTGTTGGTGAAATTATGCAAAGCCACTATCCAGAAGTGACTGAGCAAAAGAACTTTATTGCCAAGGTAATTAAGAATGAGGAAGAAAGATTCCAAGTAACCCTTGAATCTGGTTTGACTTTGCTTGATGACTTAATTGCTAAGGCACAAAATTCTACTGATAAGACCATTTCTGGTAAGGATGCCTTCAAGTTATTTGATACTTATGGCTTCCCTTATGAATTAACCTTTGAATCCGCTCAAGATGCCGGCTTAAAGGTTGATAAGAAGGGCTTTGATACCGAAATGCAAGCACAAAAAGACCGGGCACGTAATGCTCGTGGTGACTTGCAATCAATGGGTGCACAAGATGTTACCTTAATGAATATTAAGGATCAGTCCGAATTTGAATATGGTGTTTATGAAGAAAAGCACGCTAAATTAATCGATATTATCGTTAATGATGAATTGGTTGACCAGACTGATAGTGAAACTGCTACTTTAATTTTTGATAAAACACCATTTTACGCAGAACGTGGTGGTCAAGTAGCTGACCACGGTGCAATTTACGATCAAGAAGGCGAGCTTGTTGCCAAAGTAACCGATGTGCAACACGCACCAAACGACCAAAACATGCACTTTGTTCAAGTAGTTTTACCACTTGTAAAGGGTCAAGAATACGTCTTGAAGATTGACCGTGACCGCCGCGAAGGCTTGCGCCACTCACACTCAGCAACCCACTTGCTTCATGCAGCACTGCGCAGTATTTTGGGTGACCATACTCACCAGGCTGGTAGTTTAGTTGAACCTGACTATTTACGTTTTGACTTTACAGCCATTGAACCATTAACTGATAAGGAACTTAAGTCAGTTGAAGCTTTAGTCAACCAAAAGATTTGGGAAGCTTTAGACGTTAAGACGACAGTTACTGATGAAGAAACCGGTAAGAAGATGGGCGGCTTGGCCCTGTTTGACGGCAAATACGGCGACAAGGTCCGCGTTGTTCAAATGGGTGACTTCTCTAGTGAGTTCTGTGGTGGGACACACTGTGACAACACCAACCAAATCGGGATTTTCAAGATTACTTCCGAGTCAGCAGTTGGTGCCGGCGTCAGAAGAATTGAAGGAGTAATGTCCAAGAAGGCTTACGAATACTTAGCTGGACGGTCGAACTTACTCGATGATATTCAAGCAGAAGTTAAATCAACTAAGCCAG
Coding sequences within it:
- a CDS encoding histidine phosphatase family protein yields the protein MKELYLMRHGETVFNKRKLIQGAVDSPLTADGIKMAQKMGAYLKTQGLTFDHAYTSTQERASDTLELVTKQPYERLKGLKEWDFGLFEAQPQYLLPKFTFKDPAEASFFVPYGGESTQQVMARMQKTLSEIMAHPNHQRVLVVSHGLAMWMFLANFMSVAEMAEKVKDMPNCCVLRLGYDAGKFTFEQMIDVRNLPE
- a CDS encoding LLM class flavin-dependent oxidoreductase; this encodes MVRINDELIFGLDSFGDVPDDPATNQPVTYDKALQQIIKEAKLADDLGIDVIALGEHHRPEYAISSPEIMLAAIASVTKRIKLSTGVTVLSSDDPVRVYERFATLDNISGGRAQIMLGRGSFTESFPLFGYDLNDYNELFEEKVAMFNELREGKPVTWESEYTQDLNNVEIYPKITGHKLDTYIGVGGTPSSVIRAARYGFPVIMAIIGGDPARFRPYVDLYNAAAAQYHNPQYPLGMHSHGVIAKTDEEAYEIGWKYLRRSMDRIGADRNWPPMTKEHFDYEIQTGSYYIGTPEHVAHKIADKMTQVGVKRFDFIYGAGGQTAAMRENILRLYGQKVVPMVKDLLNSGAYQFK
- a CDS encoding histidine phosphatase family protein — its product is MKDLYLMRHGETIFNQRKLVQGAVDSPLTAAGIKEAAKMGTYLKEQGLTFDHAFASTQERASDTLELVTKQPYERLKGLKEWDFGLFEAQPEYLLPKFIFTDTAQANFFVPYGGEAAMQVMDRMDKTISKIMATPANQQVLVVSHGAAILMFLVKWMTSTEIAKIKDLPNCSVLHFTYDTATGKFAFVEMFEPHKL
- the alaS gene encoding alanine--tRNA ligase, with translation MKKLTSSEFRQMFLDFFKEHGHMVLPSQSLIPQDDPTLLWINSGVATMKKYFDGSVVPKNHRITSSQKSIRTNDIENVGKTARHQTFFEMLGNFSVGDYFKKEAIPWAWEFLTSPDWLGLDKDKLYCTVYPKDTEAQEIWIKTGMPEDHIVKLEENFWDIGEGPCGPDSEIFYDRGQENNDVAEDDPENFPGGENARYLEIWNIVFSQYNHLANGKYVDQPHKNIDTGMGLERVLSILQDAPTNFETDLFLPIIHETEKMTAGKKYEIDDENTPAFKIIADHVRTVSFAIADGALPSNTGRGYVLRRLIRRADLNGQRLGIKGAFLYKLVPVVGEIMQSHYPEVTEQKNFIAKVIKNEEERFQVTLESGLTLLDDLIAKAQNSTDKTISGKDAFKLFDTYGFPYELTFESAQDAGLKVDKKGFDTEMQAQKDRARNARGDLQSMGAQDVTLMNIKDQSEFEYGVYEEKHAKLIDIIVNDELVDQTDSETATLIFDKTPFYAERGGQVADHGAIYDQEGELVAKVTDVQHAPNDQNMHFVQVVLPLVKGQEYVLKIDRDRREGLRHSHSATHLLHAALRSILGDHTHQAGSLVEPDYLRFDFTAIEPLTDKELKSVEALVNQKIWEALDVKTTVTDEETGKKMGGLALFDGKYGDKVRVVQMGDFSSEFCGGTHCDNTNQIGIFKITSESAVGAGVRRIEGVMSKKAYEYLAGRSNLLDDIQAEVKSTKPENIIDKIDSLEKELHDSQKQVEDLNLKINQAKAGEIFNDVEQAGDLTVIAKKADVNGMNDLRELADTWKSGNKSDVLVLAAANDGKANMIISLGQKALDKGLKAGDLIKQAAPIFGGGGGGRPNMAQAGGKKPEGLDDAIKAVVEIITKN